In Flavobacterium lacustre, a genomic segment contains:
- a CDS encoding polysaccharide deacetylase family protein, with translation MKKTTLLFLTLFLVSIGCFSDTGTIKKEIAVASPAIKLEKPKTNTAALIISKKEIPVLCYHNIRAIQPNASATVKAYTVTPKAFEEQMKALSDAGYQTILPDELYAYLVHNKPLPAKPILITFDDTREEHFRLAAPEMAKYGFKGVFFIMTVSIDRPGYMNKQQIKNLSDTGHSIGSHTWDHHRVTKYSQKDWEIQLLKPQQQLEAITGKPIRYFSYPFGLWNAAAIARIKNENYKLAFALATKRDTVEPLFTVRRMIVGGTWSTPTMLKAITTTFNK, from the coding sequence ATGAAAAAAACTACACTGTTATTCCTGACCCTTTTTTTGGTATCAATAGGATGTTTTTCTGATACAGGCACGATAAAAAAAGAAATTGCCGTAGCCAGTCCTGCGATAAAATTAGAAAAACCAAAAACCAATACTGCCGCATTAATTATTTCTAAAAAGGAAATTCCGGTTTTATGTTATCATAACATTCGAGCTATTCAACCAAATGCAAGTGCCACAGTCAAAGCGTATACCGTAACTCCAAAAGCTTTTGAAGAACAAATGAAAGCCTTATCGGATGCAGGATATCAGACCATTCTCCCCGATGAATTGTATGCGTATTTAGTGCATAACAAACCGTTACCTGCTAAACCAATTCTAATTACTTTTGATGATACGCGGGAAGAACACTTTCGTTTAGCCGCTCCAGAAATGGCTAAATATGGTTTTAAAGGCGTGTTTTTTATCATGACCGTTTCTATTGATCGTCCAGGATATATGAACAAACAGCAGATAAAAAATTTATCAGATACCGGACATAGCATTGGCTCACACACTTGGGATCATCATCGGGTAACTAAATACTCCCAGAAAGATTGGGAAATCCAACTCCTCAAACCGCAACAACAACTTGAAGCGATAACCGGCAAACCCATTCGTTATTTTTCCTATCCTTTTGGGTTATGGAATGCCGCCGCTATTGCAAGAATAAAAAATGAAAATTACAAACTGGCCTTTGCTTTAGCCACAAAAAGAGACACTGTTGAACCTCTTTTTACGGTAAGACGCATGATTGTTGGCGGCACTTGGTCTACTCCTACTATGCTCAAGGCGATAACAACTACTTTCAATAAATAA
- the trpS gene encoding tryptophan--tRNA ligase — protein MAKILTGVQSTGTPHLGNLLGAIIPAIALSNNPENESFLFIADLHSITQIKNGATLRTNIYSTAAAWLACGLDVNKVVFYRQSDVAQTAELSWYLSCFFPFQRLTLAHSFKDKADRLEDVNAGLFSYPMLMAADILLYDAEFVPVGKDQLQHLEITRDVASRFNHQMGETFVIPEAKIQQDSMLIPGTNGGKMSKSANNFINIFLDDKALRKQIMSIETDSTPLEEPKNPETCNAFAIYKLLATEEQLAVMRANYLGGNYGYGHAKQALFELITEKFKSEREKYNYYINNLAEVDALLKIGAAKATIVANGVLNRVREKLGFETL, from the coding sequence ATGGCAAAAATACTTACAGGCGTTCAAAGTACAGGAACACCACATTTAGGGAACTTACTTGGCGCAATCATTCCCGCAATAGCATTATCGAATAATCCTGAAAACGAATCGTTTCTTTTCATCGCCGATTTACATTCGATAACCCAAATAAAAAACGGAGCAACCTTACGAACCAATATCTACAGCACTGCAGCAGCTTGGCTTGCCTGTGGATTGGATGTCAACAAAGTGGTCTTCTACAGACAATCGGATGTGGCACAAACCGCAGAGTTGTCTTGGTATTTGAGTTGTTTTTTCCCTTTTCAACGCTTAACATTGGCACATTCTTTCAAAGACAAAGCCGATCGTTTAGAAGATGTCAATGCAGGTCTTTTTTCGTATCCAATGTTGATGGCTGCCGATATTTTATTGTATGATGCCGAATTTGTTCCCGTGGGAAAAGACCAATTGCAACACTTAGAAATAACGCGTGATGTAGCCTCTCGTTTCAACCACCAAATGGGAGAAACTTTCGTTATTCCGGAAGCCAAAATCCAACAAGACAGCATGTTAATTCCCGGAACCAATGGCGGAAAAATGAGTAAATCAGCCAATAATTTTATCAATATTTTCTTGGATGACAAAGCTTTGCGCAAACAAATCATGAGTATTGAAACAGACAGTACGCCGCTCGAAGAACCAAAAAATCCTGAAACCTGTAATGCTTTTGCGATTTATAAATTATTAGCCACCGAAGAACAATTAGCGGTTATGAGAGCTAATTATTTAGGTGGAAACTACGGTTACGGACACGCCAAACAAGCGTTATTTGAGTTAATCACAGAGAAATTCAAAAGCGAAAGAGAAAAATACAATTACTACATTAATAATCTTGCTGAAGTAGATGCTTTATTGAAAATTGGCGCTGCAAAAGCCACCATTGTTGCTAATGGAGTCTTGAACAGAGTAAGAGAAAAATTAGGATTCGAAACACTTTAA
- the dprA gene encoding DNA-processing protein DprA — MIEQDLFHLLALQRVEGVGDIMAKKLLTLFGNAESVFKAKASQLTGIDGVGSVLIKNLKDKSVFEKANQELDFIQKNEINVAYFQDENYPERLKHCIDGPVLLFTSGNIDLKNKKIISIVGTRQITSYGIEFCRKLMEDIAPLDPIIVSGFAYGVDIVAHQLAIENNLQTIGVVAHGLNQIYPKTHKKYVAKVEQNGGFMTEFWSSSNPDKENFVRRNRIVAGMSEATIVIESADRGGSLITANMANDYNRDVFAVPGRVTDKYSQGCNNLIKTQKANVLTSAADLIYILNWDLEKETKPIQKQLFVTLDADEQKVYDYLLKTGKEVMDIIALQCDFPIYKISGMLLNMELKGVIRPLPGKLFEAI, encoded by the coding sequence ATGATAGAACAAGATTTATTTCATTTATTGGCCTTACAAAGAGTAGAAGGAGTGGGCGATATAATGGCCAAAAAATTACTGACTCTTTTTGGTAATGCCGAATCTGTTTTTAAAGCAAAAGCTTCGCAACTAACCGGAATTGATGGCGTAGGTTCGGTTTTAATAAAAAATTTGAAAGACAAATCCGTTTTTGAAAAAGCCAACCAAGAATTGGATTTTATTCAAAAAAATGAAATTAATGTAGCTTATTTTCAAGACGAAAATTATCCGGAGCGATTGAAACATTGCATTGATGGTCCGGTTTTGTTGTTTACTTCGGGAAACATTGATCTAAAGAATAAAAAAATAATCAGCATTGTTGGAACACGCCAAATCACCTCTTACGGAATAGAATTCTGTAGAAAATTGATGGAAGATATAGCGCCTTTAGATCCTATTATTGTGAGTGGTTTTGCTTATGGCGTTGATATCGTGGCGCATCAATTGGCCATCGAAAATAACTTGCAAACTATTGGTGTTGTGGCGCATGGTCTAAATCAAATTTATCCAAAAACGCATAAGAAATATGTGGCCAAAGTAGAACAAAATGGTGGATTTATGACCGAATTTTGGAGTTCTTCCAATCCTGATAAAGAAAATTTTGTGCGTAGAAACCGAATCGTAGCGGGTATGTCTGAGGCAACAATTGTAATAGAATCTGCGGATAGAGGCGGTTCTTTGATTACGGCCAATATGGCGAATGATTATAATCGGGATGTTTTTGCTGTTCCCGGCCGTGTTACGGATAAATACAGTCAAGGTTGCAACAACCTGATAAAAACGCAAAAAGCAAATGTGCTGACCAGTGCCGCTGATTTAATTTATATCTTGAATTGGGATTTAGAAAAAGAAACCAAACCCATTCAAAAACAATTATTTGTGACTCTGGATGCCGATGAGCAAAAAGTCTACGATTACCTTCTTAAAACCGGAAAAGAAGTAATGGATATTATTGCCTTACAATGTGATTTTCCGATTTATAAAATCTCAGGAATGCTGTTGAATATGGAACTGAAAGGTGTTATTCGACCCCTGCCCGGGAAATTATTTGAGGCGATTTAA
- a CDS encoding SPOR domain-containing protein gives MKIELYIAQLLYRYQCVTVPGFGAFLTEIQSAQLNENTNSFSPPKKMISFNAYLKNNDGLLANHIAQAEKTSYEYAVSAIQYEVFTWKKALQENGLFSIKNVGDLTLNRDNNLIFTPYDNTNYLTNSFGLSPFVSPLVKREIFEKELEAIDNQDNVIDFVPETRTTNPYLKYAAIFVLGLGLTGSIGYPIYQNQIATETILVETSVQKQVQNKIQQATFFIETPIPAVTLSVKENKLPYHIMAGAFRNERNAENELDRLTRLGYKAKRIAPNKNGLFPVLYGSFSTFAEAEKVKNEIQKTLNPEAWILIQSL, from the coding sequence ATGAAAATCGAACTTTACATCGCGCAGCTTTTATACCGTTATCAATGTGTAACCGTTCCGGGTTTTGGAGCTTTTTTGACCGAAATCCAATCGGCACAATTAAATGAAAATACCAACTCATTTTCTCCTCCAAAAAAAATGATTTCTTTCAATGCTTATTTGAAAAATAATGATGGTTTATTAGCCAATCATATTGCTCAAGCCGAAAAAACATCATATGAATATGCCGTAAGTGCGATTCAATATGAAGTTTTTACTTGGAAAAAAGCCTTGCAGGAAAATGGTCTTTTTTCAATCAAAAATGTAGGTGATCTTACTTTGAATAGAGATAATAATTTGATTTTTACACCTTACGATAACACCAATTATCTGACGAATTCATTTGGTTTAAGTCCTTTTGTTTCTCCGCTTGTAAAAAGAGAAATTTTCGAAAAAGAACTTGAAGCGATTGATAATCAAGATAACGTTATTGATTTCGTTCCAGAAACAAGAACAACAAATCCATATTTAAAATACGCCGCAATTTTTGTACTGGGATTAGGATTAACAGGAAGCATTGGTTACCCAATTTACCAAAATCAAATCGCTACCGAAACTATTCTGGTAGAAACATCAGTACAAAAACAAGTACAAAACAAGATTCAACAAGCTACTTTTTTTATTGAAACGCCAATACCTGCTGTAACTCTTTCTGTAAAAGAAAATAAATTACCGTATCATATTATGGCCGGTGCTTTTAGAAATGAAAGAAATGCAGAAAATGAATTGGATCGTTTAACTCGTTTAGGCTATAAAGCGAAACGTATTGCTCCAAATAAAAACGGCCTTTTTCCGGTACTTTACGGAAGTTTTTCCACATTTGCCGAAGCAGAAAAAGTAAAAAATGAAATTCAGAAAACACTAAATCCTGAAGCTTGGATTTTGATTCAATCACTATAA
- a CDS encoding helix-turn-helix domain-containing protein — protein sequence MQTISEAAAYTLRFINQTHRSVFLTGKAGTGKTTLLREIIQTTHKNTVVVAPTGIAALNAGGVTIHSMFQLPFGGFIPDNSSPQFSQNTKFETKATLRRHFKMSGLKKSVIKNMELLIIDEVSMLRADLLDAMDFMMQTVRKKNTPFGGIQVLYIGDLLQLPPVIRDEEWKTLRTYYKGKFFFHSHVVQQNPPLYIELSKIFRQTDDAFISVLNNLRNNQITAEDIQALNQYVKPDFDLKANKGYITLTTHNAKADSMNAQALEDLEGKLVKYNPEITGDFPDKIFPVEEQLQLKVGAQIMFVKNDLSFDKKFFNGKMGIVKSLSSHEILVHFPDENKTIEVEKYEWQNIRYKVDEMTKDIEEEVLGTFVHYPIKLAWAITVHKSQGLTFDKAALDVSQVFLPGQAYVALSRLRSLEGLILLSPLRMNGISNDQDVMDYSLNKASDSFLENALHFETKNFIHNYLINTFDWYDLAQEWRNHRFSYSENSESSAKSKHAIWAKNQSESIEQLLEPSKKFILQLNKLFASETVDLNHVSERIEAAFNYFMAPMDALVYQILWKIEEVKRTKKAKAFYDELMVLEELQTNAVLRLMKARLLIETVVSGATISKEKLTSPAIKQYKINMTEAILEEFKKVNITLIEDEKDIERYTAKKAKTKEPKKSTVQETYELWIQKNSIQDIATIRVLTKQTIYSHFVKLIQTKAVSISEVLPEDKIQELADAFLGYKEESLNALMEKHSDKFTWDEARMYKASLN from the coding sequence ATGCAAACCATCTCTGAAGCCGCTGCCTACACTTTACGATTCATCAATCAAACCCACCGATCCGTTTTTTTGACCGGTAAAGCCGGAACTGGGAAAACCACGCTTTTGCGTGAAATCATACAAACCACACATAAAAATACTGTAGTTGTCGCGCCTACCGGAATTGCTGCATTAAACGCTGGCGGTGTTACCATTCACTCGATGTTTCAGTTGCCTTTTGGCGGATTTATTCCTGATAATTCTTCGCCACAATTTTCCCAAAATACCAAATTTGAAACGAAAGCTACTTTGCGCAGGCACTTCAAAATGAGTGGTTTGAAGAAATCTGTAATCAAAAATATGGAGTTGTTAATCATTGATGAAGTAAGTATGCTTCGTGCTGATTTACTTGATGCGATGGATTTTATGATGCAGACAGTTCGTAAAAAAAACACTCCTTTTGGAGGAATTCAAGTGTTATATATTGGTGATTTACTCCAATTACCGCCTGTAATTCGGGATGAAGAATGGAAAACATTGCGAACGTATTACAAGGGAAAATTCTTTTTTCATTCGCATGTTGTGCAGCAAAATCCGCCATTGTATATAGAATTGTCTAAAATTTTTCGTCAAACGGACGATGCTTTTATTTCGGTTTTAAATAATTTACGGAACAATCAAATTACAGCCGAAGACATTCAGGCTTTAAATCAATATGTTAAGCCAGATTTTGATTTGAAAGCCAATAAAGGATACATTACTTTAACGACTCATAATGCCAAAGCAGATTCTATGAACGCTCAGGCTCTTGAAGATTTAGAAGGGAAATTAGTCAAATACAATCCTGAAATTACGGGCGATTTTCCGGATAAAATATTTCCTGTAGAGGAACAATTACAACTTAAAGTTGGCGCACAAATCATGTTTGTAAAAAACGATTTGTCGTTTGATAAAAAATTTTTCAACGGAAAAATGGGAATTGTCAAATCACTTTCGAGTCATGAAATTCTCGTTCATTTTCCGGATGAAAATAAAACTATTGAAGTCGAAAAGTATGAATGGCAAAACATTCGCTATAAAGTAGATGAAATGACCAAGGATATAGAAGAAGAAGTTTTAGGTACTTTTGTTCATTATCCTATAAAATTGGCTTGGGCAATAACCGTTCACAAGAGTCAAGGATTGACGTTTGACAAAGCTGCGCTTGATGTTTCGCAAGTTTTTCTTCCAGGACAGGCATACGTTGCATTGTCACGTTTGCGCTCTTTAGAAGGGCTTATTTTGCTTTCACCGCTACGAATGAATGGCATTTCAAATGATCAGGATGTGATGGATTATTCGTTGAATAAAGCTTCCGATTCTTTTTTAGAAAACGCCTTGCATTTTGAAACCAAGAATTTTATTCACAACTATCTCATTAACACTTTCGATTGGTATGATTTAGCTCAAGAATGGCGCAATCACAGATTTAGTTATTCTGAAAATTCAGAAAGTTCGGCCAAATCAAAACATGCCATTTGGGCAAAAAATCAGTCGGAATCTATTGAACAACTTTTGGAGCCATCCAAAAAATTTATTTTACAATTGAATAAACTTTTTGCTTCAGAAACTGTCGATTTAAATCATGTTTCAGAACGAATTGAAGCGGCTTTCAATTATTTTATGGCTCCGATGGATGCATTGGTTTACCAAATCCTTTGGAAGATAGAAGAAGTCAAACGCACCAAAAAGGCCAAAGCTTTTTATGATGAATTAATGGTACTGGAAGAGTTGCAAACTAATGCTGTTTTGCGTCTAATGAAAGCCAGATTGTTAATTGAAACGGTGGTTTCCGGTGCAACTATTTCAAAAGAGAAACTAACTTCCCCAGCAATAAAACAGTATAAGATTAATATGACCGAAGCCATTCTTGAAGAATTCAAAAAGGTAAATATCACCTTAATCGAGGACGAAAAAGACATAGAACGCTATACTGCCAAAAAAGCAAAAACCAAAGAGCCTAAAAAATCTACTGTTCAGGAAACGTATGAGTTATGGATTCAAAAAAATTCTATACAAGATATTGCCACCATAAGAGTGCTGACAAAACAAACTATTTATTCACATTTTGTAAAATTAATTCAGACCAAAGCGGTTTCTATTTCAGAGGTTTTGCCGGAAGATAAGATTCAAGAATTAGCGGATGCTTTTTTAGGATACAAAGAAGAATCCCTGAATGCTTTAATGGAAAAACACAGCGACAAATTTACTTGGGATGAAGCCAGAATGTATAAGGCAAGTTTAAATTAA
- a CDS encoding COG4705 family protein, translating into MMNKLAQVTIAFWIMKICATTLGETAGDLLSMTFKVGYGMSSLILISLFLGTLIIQLLSKEFSPIKYWAVILATSTAGTTMSDFMDRSLGLGYAKGSLILVFLLILTLFIWYKKEKSLSVTQINSCNGELFYWTAILFSNTLGTALGDFLADDSGLGFSGGAILIGSLLILIVLAYFFTAVSRIFLFWTAFILTRPFGATFGDLLMKPYEKGGFNFGTIGSSVFLFTILLVLVIIATIRNKALKKVMIKTV; encoded by the coding sequence ATGATGAATAAATTAGCTCAAGTTACTATTGCATTTTGGATTATGAAAATTTGTGCGACTACTCTTGGTGAAACTGCCGGAGATTTGTTGTCAATGACATTTAAAGTGGGCTACGGGATGAGCTCTTTGATTCTAATCAGTTTATTTTTAGGCACGCTTATAATTCAACTTTTGTCTAAGGAATTTAGTCCAATAAAATATTGGGCTGTAATTTTGGCGACCAGTACGGCAGGAACTACCATGTCCGATTTTATGGATCGATCTTTAGGTCTCGGGTACGCAAAAGGCTCTTTGATTCTTGTTTTTTTATTGATTCTCACTTTGTTTATTTGGTACAAAAAAGAGAAATCCTTATCTGTTACCCAAATAAATTCATGTAACGGAGAGCTCTTTTATTGGACAGCTATTTTGTTTTCAAACACATTAGGAACGGCACTTGGAGATTTTCTTGCGGATGATTCCGGTTTGGGATTTTCGGGCGGCGCAATCCTAATCGGTAGTCTTTTGATTTTAATTGTTTTAGCATATTTTTTTACTGCTGTCTCCAGAATATTCTTGTTTTGGACAGCATTTATTTTGACAAGACCATTTGGAGCAACTTTCGGAGATTTATTGATGAAACCATATGAAAAAGGAGGCTTTAATTTTGGCACGATTGGTTCCTCTGTCTTTCTTTTTACAATCCTTTTGGTTCTGGTAATAATTGCTACGATTAGAAATAAAGCTTTAAAAAAAGTAATGATAAAAACAGTTTGA
- a CDS encoding OmpH family outer membrane protein — protein sequence MKNALVIIALSISLIACNKTAEVKEVKTAYVDTSELMKEYTEAKDLEAKYKAQAEEKGRQLEAEISRFKQEAASFQTQAQANGQAWAQQKGAELQKREQQLSYAQQALSQQLQQESGKEMDSLVSGVKKFIKTYGKEKGYSYIYGTGDAASILYAEDKFDITKEVIKALNDKYKAAAPKEVKAAAKK from the coding sequence ATGAAAAACGCATTAGTAATTATCGCACTTTCAATTTCACTTATTGCTTGTAACAAAACTGCAGAAGTTAAAGAAGTAAAAACCGCTTATGTTGATACTTCTGAATTGATGAAAGAATATACAGAAGCAAAAGATCTTGAAGCTAAATATAAAGCACAAGCTGAAGAAAAAGGAAGACAATTAGAAGCGGAAATTTCTCGTTTCAAACAAGAAGCTGCCAGTTTTCAAACTCAAGCACAGGCAAACGGTCAAGCTTGGGCACAACAAAAAGGAGCTGAATTGCAAAAAAGAGAGCAACAATTGAGCTATGCACAACAAGCATTATCACAACAATTGCAACAAGAAAGCGGAAAAGAAATGGATTCTTTAGTAAGTGGTGTGAAAAAATTTATCAAAACTTACGGTAAAGAAAAAGGATATTCTTATATTTATGGAACAGGTGATGCTGCTTCAATTTTATATGCCGAAGATAAATTTGATATTACAAAAGAGGTTATCAAAGCATTGAACGACAAATATAAAGCAGCTGCTCCAAAAGAAGTAAAAGCAGCAGCGAAAAAATAA
- a CDS encoding class I SAM-dependent methyltransferase produces MDISNKKHFLTVKDYSVSKEIFDLYYDEKLDMLITHPQPSLENLGKYYESVDYISHTDSKRSLFEKAYHFVKNIALKNKLNLINELQPGKGRILDIGAGTGDFLSVAKENGWQTIGVEPSEKAKGIAKNKGVSFVEQTSILENHSFDVISMWHVLEHVPNLDNQIKELKRLLKPNGTLIIAVPNFKSFDAKHYGKFWAAYDVPIHFWHFSKKAIQQLFGNENMKLEKVLPMKFDSFYVSLLSEKYKTGNMNFVKAFFIGLQSNWKAKHDFEYSSHIYILKNS; encoded by the coding sequence ATGGATATTTCAAACAAAAAGCATTTTCTAACCGTAAAAGATTATTCTGTTTCTAAAGAGATTTTTGATTTGTATTACGATGAAAAGTTGGATATGTTAATTACGCATCCACAACCTAGTTTAGAGAATCTAGGGAAGTACTACGAAAGTGTTGATTATATTTCGCATACGGATTCTAAAAGATCTCTGTTTGAAAAAGCGTATCACTTTGTAAAAAACATTGCTTTAAAAAACAAACTCAATCTAATAAATGAATTGCAACCTGGTAAAGGAAGAATTTTAGATATTGGAGCGGGAACTGGAGATTTCTTATCAGTTGCCAAAGAAAACGGTTGGCAAACGATAGGAGTAGAGCCAAGTGAAAAAGCAAAAGGTATTGCAAAAAATAAAGGAGTTTCATTTGTAGAACAAACCAGTATATTAGAAAATCATTCTTTTGATGTTATTTCAATGTGGCATGTTTTAGAACATGTTCCTAATTTAGATAATCAAATCAAAGAATTAAAACGATTATTGAAACCTAATGGAACTTTAATTATTGCGGTTCCTAATTTCAAATCTTTTGATGCAAAACATTACGGTAAATTTTGGGCAGCTTATGATGTGCCAATTCATTTTTGGCATTTTTCTAAAAAAGCAATTCAGCAACTTTTTGGTAATGAAAATATGAAACTCGAAAAAGTGCTTCCCATGAAATTTGATTCTTTTTATGTGAGTTTACTTTCTGAAAAATACAAAACTGGAAATATGAATTTTGTAAAAGCTTTTTTCATCGGATTGCAATCAAATTGGAAAGCCAAACACGATTTTGAGTATTCTTCTCACATTTACATCCTAAAAAACAGTTAA
- the mnmG gene encoding tRNA uridine-5-carboxymethylaminomethyl(34) synthesis enzyme MnmG: MFLNEYDVIVVGAGHAGSEAAAAAANLGSKTLLVTMSLQNIAQMSCNPAMGGIAKGQIVREIDALGGYSGIVSDKTAIQFKMLNKSKGPAMWSPRVQSDRMRFAEEWRMMLEGTPNLDFYQEMVSGLIIENGKIKGIRTSLGVEIRSKSVVLTNGTFLNGLIHIGEKQFGGGRAGESAAYGITEDLVNAGFQAGRMKTGTPPRVDGRSLDYSKMNEEKGDAKPDKFSYSDATSPLVIQKSCHMTYTSLDVHDILREGFDRSPMFNGRIKSLGPRYCPSIEDKINRFADKERHQLFVEPEGWNTCEVYVNGFSTSLPEDIQFKALSSVVGFEKVKFFRPGYAIEYDYFPPTQLKHTLETKLVEGLYFAGQINGTTGYEEAASQGLMAGINAHLKVYEKAPLILKRDEAYIGVLIDDLITKGTEEPYRMFTSRAEYRTLLRQDNADFRLTPMSYEIGLASEKRLRRMEHKLNESEKMVAFFKETSVSVAEANPILESKDTALITQGDKMFKVFSRPQIDLEDIMKFEKVAAYVAENNLDQEILEQAEIQVKYSGYIEKERNNADKLTRLEEVKIPENFDYNKIKSMSIEAKQKLSKIRPVTISQASRISGVSPSDVSVLLIYMGR; encoded by the coding sequence ATGTTTCTAAACGAATATGATGTAATTGTTGTTGGGGCAGGTCACGCAGGTTCTGAAGCTGCCGCTGCTGCTGCAAATTTGGGTTCAAAAACCTTATTGGTTACGATGAGTTTGCAGAATATTGCGCAAATGTCTTGTAATCCTGCTATGGGAGGAATTGCAAAAGGACAGATTGTGCGTGAAATTGATGCGCTTGGTGGTTATTCCGGAATTGTTTCCGACAAAACGGCTATCCAGTTTAAGATGTTGAATAAATCAAAAGGACCTGCGATGTGGTCGCCTCGTGTTCAAAGTGACCGTATGCGTTTTGCTGAGGAATGGAGAATGATGTTGGAAGGAACTCCAAATCTTGATTTTTACCAAGAAATGGTAAGTGGATTGATCATTGAAAACGGAAAAATAAAAGGAATCCGAACTTCTCTTGGTGTTGAAATCCGATCTAAATCTGTTGTGTTGACTAATGGAACTTTCCTAAATGGTTTGATTCATATTGGAGAAAAACAGTTTGGTGGAGGTAGAGCTGGAGAAAGTGCTGCTTACGGAATTACAGAAGATTTAGTGAATGCCGGTTTTCAAGCGGGAAGAATGAAAACAGGAACTCCGCCCAGAGTTGATGGCCGTTCATTGGATTATTCAAAAATGAACGAAGAAAAAGGAGATGCAAAGCCGGATAAGTTTTCTTATTCTGATGCTACTTCGCCGTTAGTTATTCAAAAATCATGTCACATGACATACACATCTCTTGATGTTCATGATATTTTGAGAGAAGGTTTCGATCGTTCCCCAATGTTTAACGGAAGAATAAAAAGTCTAGGACCAAGATATTGTCCTTCTATTGAAGATAAAATAAATCGTTTTGCTGATAAAGAAAGACATCAGTTATTTGTTGAGCCTGAAGGTTGGAATACTTGTGAAGTATACGTAAATGGTTTTTCTACTTCTTTACCCGAGGATATTCAATTTAAAGCATTGAGTTCTGTTGTAGGTTTTGAAAAAGTTAAGTTCTTCCGTCCGGGTTATGCAATTGAATATGATTATTTTCCACCGACACAATTGAAACATACTTTGGAAACTAAGCTTGTTGAAGGATTGTATTTCGCCGGACAAATTAACGGAACTACAGGATATGAAGAAGCTGCTTCTCAAGGACTGATGGCAGGAATAAATGCGCATTTAAAAGTGTATGAAAAAGCACCTTTGATTTTAAAAAGAGATGAAGCGTACATCGGAGTTTTGATTGATGATTTAATTACAAAAGGAACAGAAGAGCCTTATAGAATGTTTACTTCTCGTGCAGAATACAGAACTTTACTTCGTCAAGACAATGCTGATTTTAGATTAACTCCAATGTCTTATGAAATTGGTTTGGCTTCCGAAAAGCGTTTGCGCAGAATGGAACACAAATTAAATGAATCAGAAAAGATGGTCGCTTTTTTCAAAGAAACGAGTGTTTCTGTTGCTGAAGCAAATCCTATTTTAGAATCAAAAGATACTGCTTTGATTACTCAGGGGGATAAAATGTTTAAAGTGTTTTCTCGTCCGCAAATTGATTTAGAAGATATAATGAAATTTGAAAAAGTTGCGGCTTATGTTGCTGAAAACAATTTAGATCAGGAAATTTTAGAGCAAGCGGAAATCCAAGTGAAGTATTCGGGTTATATCGAAAAGGAAAGAAACAATGCGGATAAGCTTACTCGTCTAGAAGAAGTGAAAATCCCAGAGAATTTTGATTATAATAAAATCAAATCTATGTCGATTGAAGCGAAACAGAAATTAAGCAAAATTCGACCTGTTACTATTTCGCAAGCATCAAGAATCAGCGGAGTATCTCCAAGTGATGTTTCGGTGTTGTTGATTTATATGGGGCGTTAA
- the ybeY gene encoding rRNA maturation RNase YbeY, whose translation MINFNYETDFTLENEEAIASWLSNVIVSENKKEGEINYIFCDDEYLLKINIEYLNHDTLTDIISFDYSMGNELNGDIFVSVERVKENAVDFNVPFDEELKRVIVHGVLHYSGYKDKSEADEKLMRSKEDEKLAMFHVKQ comes from the coding sequence ATGATCAATTTTAATTACGAAACAGACTTTACTTTAGAAAACGAAGAAGCTATTGCCTCTTGGTTGTCAAATGTAATTGTGTCAGAAAACAAGAAAGAAGGGGAGATTAATTATATCTTTTGCGATGATGAGTATTTGCTTAAAATCAATATAGAGTATTTAAACCACGATACGCTAACGGATATTATCAGTTTTGATTATTCTATGGGGAATGAACTGAATGGCGATATATTTGTTTCTGTTGAAAGAGTCAAAGAAAACGCTGTTGATTTTAATGTTCCTTTTGATGAAGAATTAAAGCGCGTAATTGTACATGGTGTTCTGCATTATTCCGGTTATAAAGATAAATCTGAAGCTGACGAAAAATTAATGCGCTCTAAAGAAGATGAAAAATTAGCTATGTTTCACGTGAAACAATAA